The Leadbettera azotonutricia ZAS-9 genome has a window encoding:
- a CDS encoding aldo/keto reductase, protein MADKIDPAKVPSVKLPSGTKIPCIGMGTFGSDRYSPDEVSAAVGGAIRLGYRLFDCASVYGNEDLIGEVFDDAFKSGVVKREELFITSKVWNDMHARGDVLLALAKTLRDLKLDYVDAYFVHWPFPNYHAPHCDGDARNPDSVPFSADQFMRTWEEMEKIHRLGLAKHICMSNMTIPKFDAVLSRCKVKPALIEMELHPAFQQSELFDYCVKHNITPIGYCPIGSPNRPDRDKTPGDVIDTELPEVAAVAKAHNIHPALVCLKWQVQRGSIPIPFSVHEKNYASNLAAVIGDPLTDAEMASIAKADKNCRLVKGQVFLWPGAKGWEDLWDLDGTITK, encoded by the coding sequence ATGGCGGACAAGATCGACCCTGCGAAAGTCCCTTCCGTCAAACTTCCATCGGGGACGAAGATCCCCTGTATAGGGATGGGGACTTTTGGTTCCGACCGCTACAGCCCCGATGAAGTCTCCGCCGCTGTGGGCGGGGCCATACGCCTTGGGTACAGGCTTTTTGACTGCGCTTCGGTTTACGGCAACGAGGATCTTATCGGCGAAGTTTTTGACGATGCTTTTAAGTCGGGCGTGGTTAAGCGTGAAGAACTTTTCATTACCTCAAAAGTGTGGAACGACATGCACGCCAGAGGGGACGTGCTTCTCGCGCTGGCAAAAACCCTGAGGGATCTCAAGCTGGACTATGTGGACGCTTACTTTGTCCACTGGCCCTTCCCCAATTACCATGCCCCCCACTGCGATGGCGACGCCAGGAACCCCGATTCGGTTCCCTTCTCGGCGGATCAATTCATGCGCACCTGGGAAGAGATGGAGAAGATCCACCGCCTGGGCCTTGCAAAACATATCTGCATGTCCAACATGACCATCCCCAAGTTTGACGCAGTGCTGAGCCGCTGCAAGGTAAAGCCTGCCCTTATCGAGATGGAACTGCACCCCGCCTTCCAGCAGAGCGAATTGTTTGACTACTGCGTGAAGCATAATATCACGCCCATTGGCTACTGCCCCATAGGCTCGCCCAACAGGCCCGACAGGGACAAGACCCCCGGGGACGTGATAGACACGGAGCTGCCCGAAGTCGCCGCTGTTGCCAAAGCCCACAACATACACCCAGCCCTGGTCTGCCTGAAGTGGCAGGTTCAGCGGGGAAGTATTCCCATTCCTTTCTCGGTACACGAGAAGAACTATGCTTCAAACCTTGCCGCAGTTATTGGCGATCCTTTGACAGACGCGGAAATGGCGTCTATCGCAAAAGCCGATAAAAATTGTAGACTGGTTAAGGGTCAGGTATTCCTCTGGCCCGGCGCCAAGGGTTGGGAAGATCTTTGGGATTTGGATGGCACGATTACAAAGTAA
- a CDS encoding ROK family transcriptional regulator gives MYTKVDKLLLAQANKYNVFGCLLKEGPINRAAIAKRTDLSVPTVMAITGELIEKGFIHSIGKGESIAGKPPEMLEATPNAFYTIGVDLGRTAIRIVVNDALSHQAFCHKEATGDPFPSDVFIGRLKKLIIRIIKPFQKEGSKILGAGIAMPGLIESGTGIVINSPDFGWRDVPLQEKLAKDMPFPVMVRNSNHALALNENGDDGDGYKSTFCINLGYGIGAALVIGDELYSGAGGASGELGHSVVEKDGPLCKCGNSGCLEAVASGEAIARQAQALAAHHSKSKIAELCGGDPAKLEAKMVFEAAEAGDESAEKILGVAADYIGIGLSTAVNVLDPDRVILCGGLVKNGPAFFDRIKARMDQHVMPRPGRRLNVMLGTKGEYSAAQGACKALINSFWAERALPI, from the coding sequence ATGTATACCAAGGTTGACAAGCTGCTTCTGGCCCAGGCCAACAAGTACAATGTTTTTGGTTGCCTCCTTAAAGAAGGGCCTATCAACAGGGCAGCTATCGCTAAACGCACCGACTTAAGTGTACCCACAGTTATGGCTATTACGGGTGAACTTATTGAGAAAGGTTTTATACATTCCATAGGGAAGGGAGAATCCATCGCAGGCAAGCCCCCGGAAATGCTTGAAGCAACTCCTAATGCGTTTTATACCATTGGGGTTGATCTTGGGCGGACTGCAATCCGCATTGTTGTTAATGATGCCCTTTCGCATCAGGCTTTTTGCCATAAAGAGGCTACAGGCGATCCCTTCCCCTCGGATGTTTTTATTGGCAGGCTCAAGAAGCTTATAATCCGCATCATTAAGCCCTTTCAAAAAGAAGGTTCTAAAATCCTGGGCGCCGGTATTGCCATGCCGGGGCTTATCGAAAGCGGCACAGGGATAGTGATAAACTCACCTGATTTTGGGTGGCGGGATGTGCCTCTCCAGGAAAAGCTGGCAAAGGATATGCCCTTTCCGGTAATGGTACGAAATTCAAACCATGCTTTGGCGCTGAACGAAAATGGCGATGACGGGGATGGATATAAGTCAACGTTCTGCATCAATCTGGGGTATGGTATAGGTGCAGCGTTGGTAATAGGGGATGAACTCTATTCAGGGGCCGGGGGCGCTTCAGGCGAGCTGGGCCACAGTGTGGTTGAGAAGGATGGCCCTCTCTGCAAGTGCGGGAATTCGGGCTGCCTTGAAGCTGTGGCATCGGGGGAGGCAATCGCCAGGCAGGCCCAGGCATTGGCGGCCCATCACAGTAAATCGAAGATAGCGGAACTCTGCGGCGGCGATCCTGCAAAACTTGAAGCAAAAATGGTCTTTGAAGCTGCAGAAGCAGGGGACGAGAGTGCGGAAAAAATACTTGGCGTAGCAGCTGATTACATAGGCATAGGGCTTTCTACCGCAGTGAATGTACTTGATCCCGACAGGGTGATACTCTGCGGGGGGCTTGTGAAAAACGGCCCTGCCTTTTTCGACAGGATCAAAGCCCGTATGGATCAGCATGTGATGCCCCGTCCGGGGAGGCGTCTAAATGTTATGCTGGGAACCAAAGGCGAGTACAGCGCGGCCCAGGGCGCGTGCAAGGCCCTCATCAATTCATTCTGGGCAGAAAGGGCTTTGCCCATTTAG
- a CDS encoding MBL fold metallo-hydrolase, with protein sequence MKAIILGSGTSHGIPVVGCDCPVCRSDDPKDNRMRASLFVQGRGGESIIIDTGPEFRLQAIKAKIKKLDAIFLTHPHADHLHGLDDVRPLSREKPLPVYGNKSTIDEMTERFSYVFRETQLGGGKPRIEPAVVSEPVRIGALTIRPIPIKHGILDILGWHVSEGTAGAESAGPIPNGLLYLTDCSAIPQESVRLLPKPEILVIGGLRVKPHGTHFNFEQALMAGVELGAAKTYLTHICHEHSHKEIEDYCHEFCKKRENLNTETGPAWDGLTLSL encoded by the coding sequence ATGAAAGCAATCATCCTCGGTTCGGGCACATCCCACGGCATTCCGGTGGTGGGCTGCGACTGCCCTGTTTGCAGGTCCGATGATCCGAAGGACAATCGCATGAGGGCATCCCTCTTCGTTCAGGGAAGGGGCGGGGAAAGCATCATCATCGACACAGGGCCCGAGTTCAGGCTTCAGGCCATAAAAGCAAAGATAAAAAAGCTGGACGCGATCTTCCTGACCCACCCCCATGCGGATCATCTCCATGGTCTGGACGATGTGCGCCCCTTGAGCCGCGAAAAGCCACTGCCTGTATACGGGAATAAAAGCACTATTGATGAAATGACGGAACGTTTTTCCTATGTGTTTAGGGAAACCCAGTTGGGAGGAGGCAAGCCCCGGATCGAGCCTGCGGTTGTCTCAGAGCCTGTCAGGATTGGGGCTCTCACCATAAGGCCCATACCCATAAAGCATGGAATTCTGGATATTTTGGGCTGGCATGTTTCTGAAGGGACGGCGGGCGCGGAAAGCGCAGGCCCGATACCCAACGGCCTTCTCTATTTGACTGACTGCAGCGCCATACCGCAAGAATCTGTACGCCTCTTGCCCAAGCCCGAGATTCTCGTCATTGGGGGTTTGAGGGTGAAGCCTCACGGGACCCATTTCAATTTTGAGCAGGCTTTAATGGCAGGGGTGGAATTGGGCGCAGCGAAGACATACCTCACCCATATATGCCATGAACACAGCCATAAGGAAATCGAGGATTATTGCCATGAATTTTGTAAAAAACGGGAAAACCTTAATACAGAAACAGGCCCGGCTTGGGACGGGCTTACACTTTCTTTGTGA
- a CDS encoding alpha-L-fucosidase, with translation MSARKFEATFDSLRGFECPSWFRDAKLGFWSHWGPQSVPMFGDWYARNMYIEGTPQYLYHLRHYGHPSKFGYKDLVKLWKAEKFDPDALMDLYVKAGARYFVGQAMHHDHFFNFPSKLNPFNAIGMGPQKDIIGMWKKAADNHKLPFGLTEHLGATFSWWNVNKGADKHGPYAGIPYDGNDPAYRDYYMDNYEHYTKDEDMSQVKDWYTSNPKHHAYWLSVMKELIDLYTPDLLYSDGGLPFGTRGQGHFAYNAPDDDPAYRWGLEAVAYLYNKSIDKHGENRALYNQKDKRPEIYTVGVLDIEKSQLPGINPAPWQTDTCIGNWFYDVRQEFKRPGHVIEMLIDIIAKNGTMLLNILQLPNGAVDDETQYLLKELASWIPICGEGVYGTRPWRISGEGFSTVLIDGFREEAVGWTDTDFRFTAKGKTVYAFMMRVPENRAAVIKSFTLNEKVLSVKLLGSGSVSFSQNYGVLTVKLPETLPTSYTNCLAVELAG, from the coding sequence ATGAGTGCAAGGAAATTTGAGGCTACCTTTGATTCCCTCCGGGGTTTTGAGTGCCCTTCGTGGTTCAGGGATGCGAAATTGGGGTTTTGGAGCCATTGGGGGCCTCAGAGTGTGCCCATGTTCGGGGACTGGTATGCCAGGAACATGTATATCGAGGGAACGCCTCAATATCTCTACCATCTGCGCCATTATGGGCATCCTTCGAAATTCGGCTATAAAGATTTGGTAAAGCTCTGGAAGGCTGAAAAATTCGATCCCGATGCTTTGATGGATCTCTATGTGAAGGCAGGGGCCAGATATTTTGTGGGCCAGGCCATGCACCATGATCACTTTTTTAACTTTCCTTCAAAATTAAACCCCTTTAACGCTATTGGGATGGGGCCTCAAAAAGACATCATCGGCATGTGGAAAAAGGCTGCCGATAACCATAAGCTGCCCTTCGGCCTTACCGAGCATTTGGGGGCGACTTTCTCCTGGTGGAACGTGAACAAGGGTGCTGACAAGCATGGCCCTTATGCGGGAATTCCCTATGACGGCAACGATCCGGCCTATCGTGATTATTACATGGACAACTATGAGCATTACACCAAAGATGAAGATATGAGCCAGGTCAAGGATTGGTACACTTCCAATCCCAAGCATCATGCGTATTGGCTTTCAGTAATGAAAGAACTCATTGACCTCTATACGCCGGATCTGCTTTATTCCGACGGGGGGCTGCCTTTTGGAACCAGGGGGCAGGGACACTTTGCCTACAATGCCCCTGATGATGATCCCGCGTACCGCTGGGGCCTTGAGGCCGTGGCTTACCTGTATAATAAGTCTATCGATAAACATGGAGAGAACAGGGCTCTTTACAATCAAAAGGATAAGAGGCCCGAGATTTATACAGTGGGTGTCCTGGATATCGAAAAGAGCCAGCTTCCCGGCATTAACCCTGCGCCTTGGCAGACCGATACCTGCATTGGCAACTGGTTCTACGATGTGCGCCAGGAATTCAAGAGGCCCGGCCATGTCATCGAAATGCTCATCGACATCATCGCCAAGAACGGCACCATGCTGCTCAATATACTCCAGCTTCCCAATGGGGCTGTGGATGACGAAACCCAATACCTGCTTAAGGAGCTGGCTTCCTGGATTCCTATTTGCGGTGAAGGTGTTTATGGTACCAGGCCCTGGCGCATTTCGGGCGAGGGCTTTTCTACGGTGCTTATCGACGGCTTCAGAGAAGAGGCTGTGGGCTGGACGGATACGGATTTCCGTTTTACCGCCAAGGGAAAGACAGTTTATGCATTTATGATGAGGGTGCCGGAAAATCGAGCGGCGGTAATTAAAAGCTTTACGCTTAACGAAAAAGTTTTGTCGGTAAAACTGCTAGGCAGCGGGTCCGTGTCCTTTAGCCAGAATTATGGGGTGTTGACAGTAAAACTGCCTGAAACTCTTCCCACATCTTACACTAACTGCCTTGCTGTGGAGTTGGCTGGTTAA
- a CDS encoding zinc-dependent alcohol dehydrogenase family protein, translating into MEGTMKGAYLPGNSTVVLKDVPIPRPGHGQVLVKTKACTICGSDIRAIYREHTGKGAEGYQNVIAGHEPCGQVVEEGPGVRRFKKGSRVIVYHISGCGVCHDCRMGYMISCSSPLRAAYGWQRDGGMAEYMLCDEKDLVELPESLSYADGAQVACGFGTVYEAIQKVGVSGNDDVLVVGLGPVGLATLMLCKALGARKLYGIEGNPVRIELAKKLNLADKVLTPSDSNAAEIKALTGGHGVERSFDASANDKGRATAIRAARQWGKIAFVGEGGTVNFNPSPDIIHDQKTIYGSWVTSIWLMENLVEELVRWNIHPDTLVTHRFPLSKVDEAYKLMDIGNCGKVAVCFDEELK; encoded by the coding sequence ATGGAAGGAACAATGAAGGGAGCATACCTCCCCGGAAACAGCACTGTGGTACTTAAGGATGTACCCATACCCAGGCCGGGACATGGCCAGGTTCTGGTAAAAACCAAAGCCTGTACCATCTGCGGCAGCGACATCAGGGCCATTTACCGTGAGCACACGGGCAAGGGCGCTGAAGGTTACCAGAATGTCATCGCAGGACATGAACCTTGCGGGCAGGTTGTGGAAGAAGGCCCCGGCGTCCGCCGCTTCAAGAAAGGCTCACGGGTTATTGTGTACCATATCTCAGGCTGCGGCGTATGCCACGACTGCCGCATGGGTTACATGATTTCCTGCTCATCACCCCTGCGCGCGGCTTACGGCTGGCAGCGTGACGGCGGCATGGCTGAATACATGCTCTGCGACGAAAAGGATCTTGTGGAACTTCCCGAGTCCCTTTCATACGCCGACGGCGCCCAGGTGGCCTGCGGTTTTGGAACTGTGTATGAAGCCATACAGAAAGTCGGCGTCTCCGGCAACGACGATGTGCTCGTCGTGGGATTGGGCCCTGTTGGCCTTGCAACCCTCATGCTCTGCAAAGCCCTTGGCGCCCGCAAGCTCTACGGCATTGAAGGCAATCCTGTGCGTATAGAACTTGCCAAAAAACTCAATCTTGCAGATAAAGTACTAACTCCTTCCGATTCAAATGCTGCGGAAATTAAAGCCCTCACCGGAGGCCACGGCGTGGAACGCTCTTTTGACGCATCAGCCAACGACAAGGGCCGGGCAACAGCAATACGCGCAGCCCGCCAGTGGGGCAAGATCGCCTTTGTAGGCGAGGGCGGTACCGTCAACTTCAACCCCAGCCCGGATATTATTCACGATCAGAAAACAATTTACGGTTCCTGGGTAACCAGCATCTGGCTCATGGAAAACCTTGTAGAAGAACTGGTGCGCTGGAACATACATCCTGATACCCTTGTAACCCACCGTTTCCCTCTTTCAAAAGTTGACGAGGCCTACAAGCTCATGGATATCGGCAATTGCGGCAAAGTGGCGGTCTGTTTTGACGAGGAGCTTAAATAA
- a CDS encoding ABC transporter permease, producing the protein MAHRKNYGPLYSFPMAAWFTVFFLAPIIIIVIYSFLKKGLYGGVEWEFSLEAYRNLTNPSFIVITVRTIITSIIATVITILIALPCGYFMARSRNQTLLLLLIIIPFWTNFLIRVFAWMNILGNNGFLNEFLMRIGLIDDYIHFLYNQNVVILVLVYMYLPYAILPLYSTIDKFDFSLLEAARDLGATKLASMIKVLLPNIRSGMYTAVLFTFIPIFGAYAVPLLVGGKDSYMLGNIIADQLTKSRNWPLASAISMVLTVVTTAGVLLMMNLQKKDASRIADASKSAGTARAALDTGVSS; encoded by the coding sequence ATGGCCCACCGCAAGAATTACGGTCCCCTGTATTCCTTCCCCATGGCGGCCTGGTTCACTGTGTTCTTTCTCGCCCCCATCATCATCATCGTAATTTACAGCTTTCTTAAAAAAGGGCTTTATGGCGGCGTGGAATGGGAATTTTCCCTTGAAGCCTACCGCAACCTCACGAATCCCAGTTTTATCGTCATTACGGTTCGTACCATTATTACTTCGATAATTGCAACAGTAATAACCATATTGATAGCCCTGCCCTGCGGCTACTTCATGGCCCGGAGCAGAAACCAGACACTATTACTGTTACTCATAATCATCCCCTTCTGGACAAATTTCCTCATCAGGGTTTTTGCATGGATGAACATTTTGGGGAACAACGGTTTCTTAAACGAATTCCTTATGAGAATAGGCCTTATAGACGATTACATACACTTTCTCTACAACCAGAATGTAGTAATACTGGTACTGGTTTATATGTACCTCCCCTACGCCATACTCCCCCTCTACTCCACCATCGATAAATTCGATTTTTCCCTTCTTGAGGCTGCGCGGGATCTTGGGGCCACAAAATTGGCCTCCATGATAAAAGTGCTGCTCCCCAATATCAGAAGCGGCATGTACACAGCGGTGCTTTTTACTTTTATTCCCATTTTCGGCGCTTATGCAGTACCCCTGCTTGTAGGCGGCAAGGACTCCTATATGCTGGGTAATATCATCGCCGATCAACTCACCAAGTCCCGCAACTGGCCTTTGGCTTCGGCAATCTCCATGGTGCTGACCGTGGTTACCACAGCCGGCGTGCTCCTCATGATGAACCTCCAGAAAAAGGACGCGTCCCGCATAGCCGATGCTTCAAAATCCGCCGGCACTGCCCGGGCGGCTCTTGATACGGGGGTTAGTTCATGA
- a CDS encoding ABC transporter permease, translating into MNFRAVVRNIVTSLRPGAASGEAARHARRAIKRNFSFSQTVFIATIVFLFLPLFVLILYSFNDTKGMDWTGFSFHWYEQLFLHSRDLWRAFWNSILIAITSAGTATVLGTFGAIGVTWYRFRLRSYVQTISFLPMILPEIIIGVSLSIFFAGMKIPLGLLTIYIAHTSFNLPFVFLMVMARLDEFDFSIIEAAHDLGANEGQTLLKITLPICMPGIVSGFLTAITISLEDFVITYFVAGPGSSTLPLYIYSAIRFGVSPVINALSVVMILGTVLLTYLLRNFLKYIAAK; encoded by the coding sequence ATGAACTTCAGGGCAGTAGTACGCAACATTGTAACCTCACTCAGACCGGGAGCTGCCTCAGGTGAGGCCGCACGGCATGCAAGGCGGGCGATAAAGAGAAATTTCTCGTTTTCACAAACCGTATTCATCGCAACAATAGTGTTTCTGTTTCTGCCTCTTTTCGTGCTTATACTCTATTCGTTTAACGATACCAAGGGCATGGACTGGACAGGATTTTCATTCCATTGGTACGAACAGCTTTTCCTTCATTCACGGGATCTCTGGCGGGCCTTCTGGAACAGCATACTCATCGCCATCACCTCTGCAGGGACTGCAACTGTGCTGGGTACTTTCGGAGCCATAGGGGTAACATGGTACCGCTTCCGCCTCAGGAGCTATGTACAGACCATTTCATTCCTCCCCATGATACTGCCTGAAATCATCATAGGCGTATCCCTCTCGATCTTCTTTGCAGGAATGAAGATTCCCCTGGGCCTCCTTACCATTTATATAGCCCACACTTCGTTTAACCTTCCCTTTGTATTTCTCATGGTCATGGCAAGGCTTGACGAATTTGATTTTTCCATAATCGAAGCCGCCCACGACCTGGGGGCCAACGAGGGCCAGACCCTGCTCAAGATCACCCTGCCTATATGTATGCCCGGCATAGTATCGGGCTTCCTCACGGCAATTACTATTTCTCTTGAAGATTTTGTCATCACCTATTTTGTGGCAGGCCCGGGATCTTCCACCCTGCCCCTTTACATTTATTCTGCCATACGTTTCGGGGTTTCCCCGGTGATCAACGCCCTGTCAGTAGTAATGATACTGGGCACAGTTTTACTAACCTATTTACTGAGGAATTTCCTCAAGTATATAGCTGCAAAATAA
- a CDS encoding extracellular solute-binding protein: MKKVFIMIAVMAALFVPTIVFAGGAKDQNKLYIYNWTYYTPDSVIEKFEKEYGVEVIYDEFASNEDMYAKLKAGGAGYDIVFPSGDYVSIMINQNMLEKIDKSKIPNLKNVDPAVLKKASYDANMDYSVPYYWGAAGIAVNTSKVPNFEKNWSIFARTDLRGRMTMLDDMREVMGDALVSLGYSVNTKDPKQIEAAKNLINNQWKPNLTKFDAEAFGKGYANGDFWVVQGYAEVVYEEIADNEQLKKDTVFFIPPQGGPAYIDSMCILKGSKHQDLAYKFIDFIHRPEIYAEFCDEFGFPCTANKAAGAYKKGESYYTAQELVSTELKDDLGGALDLYNDAWFNSIRVGE, encoded by the coding sequence ATGAAAAAGGTATTCATTATGATTGCGGTTATGGCGGCACTGTTTGTGCCGACCATTGTGTTTGCAGGCGGGGCCAAGGACCAAAACAAGCTCTACATTTACAACTGGACTTACTACACTCCGGACTCGGTTATCGAAAAGTTCGAAAAAGAGTACGGCGTGGAAGTCATCTACGACGAGTTTGCCAGTAACGAGGACATGTACGCTAAACTTAAAGCAGGCGGCGCCGGTTACGACATTGTGTTCCCCTCGGGCGACTATGTAAGCATCATGATCAACCAGAACATGCTCGAAAAGATCGACAAATCCAAAATCCCCAATCTCAAGAATGTCGATCCTGCAGTGCTGAAAAAGGCAAGCTACGATGCCAACATGGACTACTCGGTTCCCTACTACTGGGGCGCGGCGGGTATTGCGGTTAACACTTCCAAAGTTCCCAACTTTGAAAAGAACTGGTCGATTTTTGCCCGTACCGATCTCAGGGGCCGCATGACCATGCTCGACGACATGAGGGAAGTCATGGGCGATGCCCTGGTCTCTCTGGGCTACTCGGTCAACACCAAGGATCCCAAACAGATCGAAGCAGCCAAAAACCTCATCAACAACCAATGGAAGCCCAACCTCACCAAGTTTGACGCTGAAGCCTTCGGCAAAGGCTATGCCAACGGCGACTTCTGGGTGGTTCAGGGTTATGCGGAAGTGGTGTACGAAGAAATCGCCGACAACGAGCAGCTCAAGAAGGACACGGTGTTCTTCATTCCTCCCCAGGGAGGCCCTGCCTACATCGACAGCATGTGCATACTTAAAGGCTCCAAACACCAGGATCTGGCCTACAAGTTCATAGACTTTATACACCGTCCCGAAATCTACGCGGAATTCTGTGACGAATTCGGCTTCCCCTGTACCGCTAACAAAGCTGCCGGGGCCTACAAAAAAGGCGAATCCTACTACACCGCGCAGGAGCTTGTCTCCACCGAACTAAAAGACGATCTCGGCGGGGCGCTGGATCTCTACAACGACGCATGGTTTAATTCCATACGTGTTGGGGAATAA
- a CDS encoding ABC transporter ATP-binding protein, with the protein MKGSDVVIEGVSKSFGDFTVLNDINLAIRKGEFFSLLGPSGCGKTTLLRIIAGFESPDIGAVTIDGTDVLPLPPNQRQANTVFQNYALFPHLTVFENVAFSLRIKKLSKGDVNAKVLDYLKLVQLEAHAHKKPNQLSGGQKQRVAIARALINEPRVLLLDEPLSALDAKLRQHMLIELDQIHDKIGITFIYVTHDQQEALSVSDRIAVMNLGNVLQVGTPHDIYESPATDFVARFIGETNLFDATVAKVEKLDQPLLPSIAEGVTEYMAELEIPSLGRIKVTTVDEIKQGQKVCFTIRPEKIVISKDKPSTKRGDINLFQGAVDEPIYSGFQTKFYVKVGDGLLIRVIKQHANYSDEGPDIVWKDQVYISWSANDGYIVGVK; encoded by the coding sequence TTGAAAGGGAGCGATGTGGTCATCGAAGGAGTTTCCAAATCCTTCGGCGATTTTACGGTCTTAAATGACATAAATTTAGCCATCAGGAAGGGGGAGTTCTTCTCCCTCCTGGGGCCTTCCGGGTGCGGCAAAACAACCCTTCTGCGTATCATCGCGGGCTTCGAAAGCCCCGACATTGGCGCCGTAACCATTGACGGAACCGACGTGCTTCCCTTACCACCCAACCAGCGGCAAGCCAACACGGTTTTTCAGAACTATGCCCTATTCCCCCACCTCACGGTATTCGAAAATGTGGCATTTTCTTTGCGGATTAAAAAACTATCCAAAGGCGATGTAAACGCCAAAGTTCTCGATTATCTCAAACTGGTTCAGCTTGAAGCCCATGCCCATAAAAAGCCCAATCAGCTTTCGGGCGGCCAGAAGCAGCGGGTAGCCATTGCGCGGGCCCTCATCAACGAACCCCGTGTCCTGCTCCTGGACGAGCCCCTTTCGGCCCTGGACGCAAAGCTCAGGCAGCATATGCTCATAGAGCTTGACCAGATCCACGACAAGATAGGTATCACTTTCATCTACGTTACCCATGACCAGCAGGAGGCCCTCTCGGTCTCTGACCGTATCGCGGTGATGAACCTGGGGAATGTGCTGCAGGTGGGCACTCCCCACGATATCTACGAAAGCCCCGCCACTGACTTTGTGGCCCGTTTCATAGGGGAGACCAACCTTTTCGACGCCACAGTTGCGAAGGTTGAAAAGCTTGACCAGCCCCTGCTGCCCTCCATTGCCGAGGGTGTTACCGAATACATGGCGGAGCTTGAGATCCCCTCCCTCGGCAGGATCAAAGTAACCACCGTAGACGAAATAAAGCAGGGTCAAAAAGTATGTTTTACAATCAGGCCTGAAAAAATAGTCATCTCCAAGGACAAGCCCAGCACCAAACGGGGAGACATTAATCTTTTCCAGGGCGCTGTGGACGAACCCATCTATTCGGGGTTCCAGACCAAGTTCTATGTAAAGGTAGGAGACGGCCTCCTCATCAGGGTTATCAAGCAGCACGCCAACTATTCCGATGAAGGCCCGGACATTGTCTGGAAAGATCAGGTCTACATCTCCTGGAGCGCCAACGACGGCTACATCGTAGGTGTCAAGTAA
- the rpmB gene encoding 50S ribosomal protein L28: protein MSRTCDICGKHTITGNTVSHAKNHARRTWKPNLQKIKTEIDGTTITLKICARCLKSDFITKKV, encoded by the coding sequence ATGTCACGGACTTGCGATATTTGCGGAAAACACACAATTACCGGAAACACGGTAAGCCATGCCAAAAACCATGCTCGCCGCACCTGGAAGCCCAATCTGCAGAAGATTAAGACCGAGATTGATGGTACTACCATTACCCTCAAAATTTGTGCCCGCTGCTTAAAGAGCGACTTCATCACAAAGAAAGTGTAA